The Elaeis guineensis isolate ETL-2024a chromosome 14, EG11, whole genome shotgun sequence genomic sequence GCCGGTGTCACCTTCTTAATTTGATGACACATGCATGTATATGCTAAACATCATTTGGAGTGAGCTTTTTAAAAATGAGGCCAAAGTCATAGGTAAATAATATGGGGCTGTACGAAAATCCTCACTGGTAAACATTTAGCAGTATAGAAATGGGGGAATCTTGTTTATCTATCTTACGTCCAAGACATAATTCTCTGTTTTGTTATGTGCTATTAATTTTGCTTGTCTCTTTTTTATTGAAACTTGCTTTTTATTTTTGGTTTACTAGTATGGTTTATATTGAGAATGCAGTTCTTTGACAGATTTAAATTGATTCTTTTCTTTGTCAATAATAGtttcatagattttttttccTGATCAACATGAATTTATGCCATGATAAGATATGGTTTTCCTGCACTCATGAGATCAATTATTGCATCctctcagtgatttttttttttcccaaaaaatGAACATGTTAAATGTAGCCCACGTGAACCTGTAGTTTTTTCTACAGAGCACCATCCATATGTCTTAAACTTACTAGGCATAATTGTGtatactgtttttttttttttttaagtctttTAAGCTTACAATATTTTTTTGCCTTTGTTACTTATACCTTTAAAATCAGCAGCATTCTTTCATTTCCATAGGTATGCTATTGTATTTGCTTATTGAATCAAGTGCTTGTGCTTTAATTCAACAGTATGCATTTTGGCTTTGAATTCATCTTCAAGAGTCCTGAATTCATGCCTTTTTATTTCCATATTCTGCAGAACCATGCACTCCCtccattatttttattaaaattttaattagctAGAATCATTTGGCTATTCTTGTCATTTTTTAAGAATTTCATCAACTGTTGTCAAGACATAAAAGTTCAATTTTCTCTCAATGTTTGAACTACCTTTCTGAGGGTAATCTCTTTAGATAGATAATCAGGTTCTTTATCAAAATTTAGAATGCATGCCAAGTACAGAATGAGAGGTTTAACAACGATTATTCGAAACTTTGCCATATTCCTTGGTCAAACTCAAAGCCACACAACGCCTATGCAGGTTTTCACAGTGACCAGTTTCTTGAAATTCATATTGTTTAATTCATTTTCATTGGATATTTTGATGCATGTAAAGCCTAGTTTTTGGCAGTGTAATGAAAGGTGTGAATAGTATCTGTCACAGTCAAGATGGTATTTTAAAACTTGCCTTTTGTTATGTCATGATTGTTGTTGGCTTGTGCAGTTGGAAATTTTCAAAAAAACACTCATGCGGTCACTTCAGGAGGAAGAAGAAAGTCCTGTAAGTTATAATGTTTGAGAATCTTCATGTAATCACTAGTTGACTTCTCGGAATTTAGTCATTTTAGTTATCAAAAAAGAGTCGCTGAAAATCAAGCCTTTTTTATTCTTATAGATCAAATTTCATAGTTTACCATTTGAGTAACAACATGGTGGTTAGACTAAGATCATGTTCTTATAGCAAGTAGGAGCTCCCAGGGTGGTTCCAGAAAAGATGACAGACACTGCTAGTTTCTCAACTGGGTCACTTGGTGAAGGTATTCTATTGCAGTGACACTAGATACACTGAATTCAGTTTCAATTATTGTATGCCCTTAGGTATATGTCATCATTAGAATAAGAATCATAAGGAATTACATGTTGGTCTatctattgttaaatattttgtTGTGATACTGTTAAAGAACGTTTTGGATTATTTTGTCAGATAAGGATGCAGCCCTGCCCCCATTGAAATCATCTTCTGTACAAAATCAGTTCTCAGACACTGCAAGTTCCATTTCAGAGGATGGTAATTATAGTGGAACAGATGGTATGCCAGTTGGGCATATTTTGGCATTTTCAGTTTCAATCCCAACTGTACATTTTGATTAATATCAAAACTGCTCATCCTCACCAATGATATGCTTGCAGGCTCCAAACAAGGCAAACCATACATGTTATTAACATCACGGGGTAGCACACCTAGGTTCACTCCACCAGATTCTCCTCCTAGACGACATTCTATTTCATTTTCAACTACAAGGAACCTGTTTGATGAAAGGTCATCCATATTTTCTTCCATGCCATCAAGCCATCACAACTCATTTAGCTCTCCTTTTGACATGGGAGCGCAAACAGGTTAGGTTTCAATATTCTTATAGATGTTATAAGAAATACCATGcttattttaaattattgagCAAATGCACTGCCAATATTCTTTCTACCGGTAGTTCTTGATACTGGATTGCTATATCCCATTCGAACTTGTTTTGATTTGAATGGCTATATAGATGGACATAGGATGTAACATAATCTAATATCTATTCTACTATTAAGCTAAACCTCCTGAGCATGCTTGTGAGGCTGCAGTCGGGTGTTATCCATCTCTTTGCACATGCATTGTGCATGCAAAACTCTGGTATATTGTCAACAGGGACTCAGGAATTGGTTCACTACCATGAGCATATCATACCTTTACCGCAAGGATAGCTGTTTGTACATATTGACTGATGAACTTAAGAGCTGCCACCTTTCCTGATTCTGTCTTTTATCCAATCATATAATTTGTTTCAGGACGGACCCgagttgatggaaaagagttcttTCGCCAAGTCCGGTACATTCAAAGTGCATTTTGcaaagcatgttgattttatcatTCTTTTATTAGTGCTTCCTGCACTTTTGGGGCAAcagcaaaaggaaaaaaaaaaagggttgggtGGGGGGTGGTGGagggaagaaaaaggaaaaaagaggggAAAAACAGATGCCGCTTGTCAAAATAAGTATCAATCTTGAACTTGTTTTTACATAACTTGTTTTTACATAGAAAAGGGTCCATAACAAAACCATTTAAACATTGTTGTTGATGCTATAATAACGTATCTTATGTTTGTCTCATTCAGGAGCCGTCTGTCTTACGAGCAGTTCAGTGCTTTTCTAGCCAATGTAAAAGAATTGAATGCGCATAAACAGACAAGAGAGGTATGAACAGCCCTGGCCAGCTTTGTCACCGTATTTCTAATTTAATTCAAGGATTCTTTTGATCCATTTCCAGGAAACACTTCAAAAGGCTGATGAGATTTTTGGTCCAGACAACAGGGATCTTTACACCATATTTGAGGGTCTGATCACCCGTAATGTCCATTGAATGTAAAACAGGGGCAAATGATATACTTTCTTCCCCTCTAAGAGATGATGAGTCTTTTTAATTCCTGTTTGCTGTTTCTTTTATAATTTCCATATGTATAAAATGGTGAGCTCTATTTATTTGTGTTAATATTTAATTGTAAGATAATTTAGTTTATATTTTTGTGCTATACTCAGGCACCGTCTGTAATAAACAGTGTATAAAATGGTTGTAATGGCATTAATCTTCAGAGACTGGAAAAATTGTAAAAAGAGGAACGGATGGCCAATGTCTCATCTTCCGTTTAGATCATAGAACATTGTGGAAGGTAACTTGATCTGTTTTACCACATGTGCGCTAATATTGTTTAACATAATAGAATCTCAATGACTATCAAGTGTTCAGGAAAATGTTGCTGAAAGGTTTATACTTTTCATAGTATAGTTTCTAGGATTTGACCTCAAGAAACTCTATGGCAGCTGGCTGAAGTAAAAGATTGGCATCGTTAAGCCGAGGCTCAgacctaaaaaatataaaaagaaatgtCCAATTT encodes the following:
- the LOC105057857 gene encoding uncharacterized protein At4g15545 isoform X1; this translates as MAAQEQSAERPPDFGLPEAVLSVIPSDPFEQLDVARKITSIALASRLSKLESEASRLRQRLAEKDDIVAELRAKVETLDASLADVSDRLARADEEKETLLNENASLSNTIKKLNRDVSKLEIFKKTLMRSLQEEEESPQVGAPRVVPEKMTDTASFSTGSLGEDKDAALPPLKSSSVQNQFSDTASSISEDGNYSGTDGSKQGKPYMLLTSRGSTPRFTPPDSPPRRHSISFSTTRNLFDERSSIFSSMPSSHHNSFSSPFDMGAQTGRTRVDGKEFFRQVRSRLSYEQFSAFLANVKELNAHKQTREETLQKADEIFGPDNRDLYTIFEGLITRNVH
- the LOC105057857 gene encoding uncharacterized protein At4g15545 isoform X2 translates to MAAQEQSAERPPDFGLPEAVLSVIPSDPFEQLDVARKITSIALASRLSKLESEASRLRQRLAEKDDIVAELRAKVETLDASLADVSDRLARADEEKETLLNENASLSNTIKKLNRDVSKLEIFKKTLMRSLQEEEESPQVGAPRVVPEKMTDTASFSTGSLGEDKDAALPPLKSSSVQNQFSDTASSISEDGSKQGKPYMLLTSRGSTPRFTPPDSPPRRHSISFSTTRNLFDERSSIFSSMPSSHHNSFSSPFDMGAQTGRTRVDGKEFFRQVRSRLSYEQFSAFLANVKELNAHKQTREETLQKADEIFGPDNRDLYTIFEGLITRNVH